In Alkalihalobacterium alkalinitrilicum, a genomic segment contains:
- a CDS encoding helix-turn-helix domain-containing protein, whose translation MAKYSEAFKIKLVTEYLNGNLGYKSLAKKYNMPSQTPIQDWVRAYKIKGIEGLKRRKMKGAYSVQFKMDTIQFMVETGASFQETAEQFRLNNPSLIHRWMKTFNEQGIEGLKPRLKGRSSMSKNTNKPMKKEEKKLTREEELERENELLRLENAYLKKLKAFRENQNAFHEKHKQRWHSNSKKMDSD comes from the coding sequence ATGGCCAAATATAGTGAAGCATTTAAAATAAAGCTTGTTACCGAGTATTTAAATGGAAATCTTGGATATAAGTCACTAGCGAAAAAATATAATATGCCCTCTCAAACACCAATACAAGATTGGGTAAGAGCCTATAAAATAAAAGGGATAGAGGGATTAAAGCGAAGAAAAATGAAAGGTGCCTACTCTGTTCAATTTAAAATGGATACGATACAATTTATGGTAGAGACAGGTGCTTCTTTTCAGGAAACTGCTGAACAATTTCGATTGAATAATCCTTCATTAATTCACCGTTGGATGAAAACATTTAATGAACAAGGGATAGAAGGCCTAAAACCAAGATTAAAGGGGCGATCTTCTATGTCTAAAAACACCAATAAACCAATGAAAAAAGAAGAGAAGAAGTTAACACGCGAAGAAGAACTGGAACGCGAGAATGAATTATTGCGACTAGAAAATGCTTACCTAAAAAAGTTGAAAGCTTTTCGAGAGAATCAGAATGCCTTCCACGAAAAGCACAAGCAAAGGTGGCATTCGAACTCAAAGAAGATGGATTCCGATTAA
- a CDS encoding dioxygenase has protein sequence MLPSLFVAHGAPLLAIENNEYTQFLQHLGVTLPKPKAVILFSAHWESFTQKVSEVDEFETIYDFGGFPDALYQIKYPAKGDAAVTKDIEKAIITQGVTYEVDTRRGLDHGAWVVLKLLYPNADIPVISMSVNPNLTPEEQYQIGKSLAQLREKDILIIGSGGTVHNLGVLKFGSDHGTADEWALDFDRWLERHINNWDIQSLFKYNTLAPAAEYAVPRYGNEHFIPLFYAMGAADQERTATLLHRSYRYGNLSHSVWQFGVSK, from the coding sequence ATGTTACCATCATTGTTTGTTGCTCACGGAGCACCGTTATTAGCTATTGAGAATAATGAGTATACTCAATTTTTACAGCATTTAGGTGTGACTTTACCGAAACCAAAAGCAGTTATTTTATTTTCAGCACACTGGGAGTCATTTACTCAAAAAGTAAGTGAAGTTGATGAGTTTGAAACGATCTATGATTTTGGTGGCTTTCCTGATGCTTTATATCAAATAAAATATCCAGCTAAAGGGGACGCTGCAGTCACAAAGGATATCGAAAAAGCTATCATCACACAAGGTGTAACTTATGAAGTGGATACAAGACGTGGTTTAGATCACGGGGCATGGGTAGTGCTTAAACTGCTTTATCCAAATGCCGATATTCCTGTCATTTCAATGTCTGTTAACCCTAACTTAACACCTGAAGAGCAATATCAAATCGGAAAATCATTAGCACAACTAAGAGAGAAAGATATATTAATCATTGGGAGTGGCGGAACTGTCCATAATCTTGGCGTCTTAAAATTTGGTAGTGATCACGGAACTGCCGATGAATGGGCACTTGATTTCGACCGATGGTTAGAGCGACATATTAATAATTGGGACATTCAATCATTATTTAAGTACAACACATTAGCACCAGCTGCTGAATATGCCGTGCCGCGATATGGAAATGAACATTTTATCCCACTTTTTTATGCAATGGGTGCTGCAGATCAAGAACGAACAGCAACATTATTACATCGTAGTTATCGATATGGAAACCTTAGTCACAGTGTGTGGCAATTTGGTGTATCGAAGTAA
- a CDS encoding GTP cyclohydrolase II yields the protein MIQTKINENVLTVLKDKIQLIKMATGAIYLVGPIQLPVNLYGETITFQWYCWLKTEEVIEDYESLIEKLSSTNLAEFQQSSVLSYGEFSFAEEALIRMHSICHTGDIFGSKRCDCGYQLKQSMKMIVEHGTGAVFYLANHEGRGIGLFSKAMAYALQENGYDTVEANEKLGFVDDSRNYDDAIQVLKKLRTKPVTIMTNNPKKVEALKNSGLNVSDRKPLWGDVSEFNENYLKTKINRSGHIGESSTCRVRII from the coding sequence ATGATACAAACTAAGATTAACGAAAACGTTCTTACAGTGCTTAAAGATAAAATTCAATTAATAAAGATGGCTACAGGAGCCATCTATTTAGTAGGACCAATACAACTACCCGTTAATTTGTATGGTGAGACGATAACTTTCCAATGGTACTGTTGGTTGAAAACTGAGGAAGTAATCGAAGATTACGAGAGTTTGATTGAGAAACTATCCTCTACTAATTTAGCTGAATTTCAGCAATCAAGCGTACTATCATATGGTGAATTTTCATTTGCAGAAGAAGCTCTTATCCGCATGCATTCTATTTGCCATACGGGTGATATTTTTGGCAGTAAGCGATGTGATTGCGGCTATCAATTGAAACAATCTATGAAAATGATTGTCGAGCATGGAACGGGAGCAGTATTTTATTTAGCAAATCATGAAGGAAGAGGGATTGGCTTGTTTAGTAAAGCTATGGCCTACGCACTTCAAGAGAACGGCTATGATACAGTTGAAGCGAACGAGAAACTAGGCTTTGTTGATGACTCAAGAAATTATGATGATGCCATTCAAGTATTAAAGAAACTTCGAACAAAACCTGTTACCATTATGACAAACAACCCTAAAAAGGTAGAAGCTTTGAAAAACTCTGGTTTGAACGTTTCGGATCGAAAGCCTCTTTGGGGAGATGTTTCTGAGTTTAATGAAAACTATCTTAAGACTAAAATAAATCGTTCTGGTCACATAGGTGAAAGCTCAACTTGTCGAGTAAGAATTATCTAG
- a CDS encoding IS3 family transposase, protein MAFELKEDGFRLKDILLVVGIPEATYHYHVGNFDREDSDSEFKKIITELFKKFHERYGYKRITKELKKLGHSINHKKVYRIMRELGLKCVKFMRKSRKYNSYKGKVGRIAKNRLSRRFSTPIPLQKLVTDITEFKCLDEEKLYLNPILDLYNGEIIAFEIKKRPTLDLVMEPLKETIEIINNHATYRTTIHSDQGWHYQHSQWVKTLKENKVFQSMSRKATCADNASMENFFGILKQEMYYGEELVNYEELKRRIEEYIYWYNHVRSKGKLAGLSPVEYRTQPSQSAA, encoded by the coding sequence GTGGCATTCGAACTCAAAGAAGATGGATTCCGATTAAAAGATATTCTCCTTGTCGTGGGAATTCCAGAAGCAACCTACCACTATCATGTCGGGAACTTTGACAGAGAAGATTCGGACTCAGAATTTAAAAAAATCATTACGGAACTATTTAAAAAGTTTCATGAACGTTATGGTTATAAACGGATCACGAAAGAATTAAAGAAGTTAGGACATTCTATAAACCATAAAAAAGTGTATCGTATAATGCGTGAATTGGGGTTAAAGTGTGTGAAATTTATGAGGAAATCTCGTAAATACAATTCTTATAAGGGGAAGGTTGGAAGAATAGCGAAAAACAGATTATCCCGCCGCTTTAGCACACCTATCCCTCTACAAAAATTAGTAACCGACATTACAGAATTCAAATGTCTAGACGAAGAGAAGTTATATTTAAATCCGATTCTTGACCTTTATAACGGGGAAATTATTGCTTTTGAAATCAAGAAACGTCCCACGTTAGACCTTGTCATGGAGCCTTTAAAAGAAACAATAGAGATAATAAATAATCATGCAACTTATCGCACCACCATCCATTCCGATCAAGGCTGGCATTACCAGCACAGTCAATGGGTGAAGACATTAAAAGAAAATAAAGTATTCCAAAGCATGTCACGTAAAGCAACCTGCGCAGACAATGCTTCGATGGAGAATTTCTTTGGTATTTTAAAGCAAGAAATGTATTATGGGGAAGAATTAGTAAACTATGAAGAATTAAAAAGACGGATTGAAGAATATATCTACTGGTACAACCATGTACGATCAAAAGGAAAATTGGCTGGTTTAAGTCCAGTAGAATACCGAACTCAACCCAGCCAATCAGCTGCATAA
- a CDS encoding helix-turn-helix domain-containing protein — MDIGTKIRAIRNRKKITIAQMCEGTGLSKGFISNVENNNTSPSISTLSTIATFLGVPLPYLLLEKKQHMSVVRKDGRKVSSFNKLKIEHLTSKGGLRMMIVEFPPGASIGEPHSHEGEECHLVLEGKVLAEQGEDSVIVEEGDSFSWNASVPHFVKNIGDGKAVVLISIYTDTELNDIL; from the coding sequence GTGGATATTGGTACTAAAATTCGTGCAATTCGAAATAGGAAAAAAATCACCATTGCTCAAATGTGCGAAGGAACTGGTCTTTCCAAAGGATTTATAAGTAACGTAGAAAATAATAATACTTCTCCATCTATTAGTACATTAAGTACAATTGCTACATTTTTAGGAGTTCCTTTACCTTACTTATTGTTAGAAAAAAAACAGCACATGAGTGTCGTCCGAAAAGATGGAAGAAAAGTTTCATCATTTAATAAGTTAAAAATTGAGCATTTGACCTCAAAAGGTGGACTAAGAATGATGATCGTTGAATTTCCACCAGGAGCATCAATCGGGGAACCCCATTCACATGAGGGAGAAGAGTGCCATTTGGTATTAGAAGGAAAAGTGTTAGCAGAACAAGGGGAGGATTCGGTGATAGTAGAAGAAGGTGATTCTTTCAGTTGGAATGCAAGTGTCCCACACTTCGTAAAAAACATAGGAGATGGGAAAGCGGTAGTCTTAATTTCAATTTATACAGATACTGAATTGAATGATATTCTATAG